Part of the Spinacia oleracea cultivar Varoflay chromosome 5, BTI_SOV_V1, whole genome shotgun sequence genome, CACGTTAGAATAACCCGGAAAAGAGTCTAGGGTTCCATAATCACCACTGTCAAGGTGAAAAACACCAACAACATATTTGTTCAAAGTACGAATATACTTATCATAATGGAATACaatacaattccctttccatccCGGAAAATCATTGGTCGAGACGAAGTAACAACCATTAAAAGTAACAAACAATATCTTATCATCACCTATACTTGTAATCTTATCCCATTTCTTTAACTCCTCGTTCAGCTTAAACACCGAAAAATTATCAGATTTAACCTTTCTCGTCCGTTTTCTACAAACTAAATATAACTCACTTGATGATGATACAACTAAATATTTCTTACTTTTAAAGGTGTCAACTTTTGTAATCTTTGACATCTTTAACGTATGATAATCCATCGAATACAAAATACCAACGTTATCAACTGCATAAATCTTCCCTTTGAATTCGACCAAGTCACGCATCTTTATCCTTTCTTTCGTCTCGAAAATAACATCATGTTTTTCTACGACATTATTTGCAACAAACCTTGTTGCTGACAAGGATTGGCCTTGAGACATCTCCACAATCTCCACAAGAGTGTAGTTATTAATCGTAGCCCGACTTTCACAATTCGGATCCTTAATTAGTACCACCTTATACTTGATGGTTAGCATAGACTTGATTTTATATATCAAAATATGGAACCGACTCAATTCCGATACATGAAAACGGGAGAGATCCAAAACGTGTGGGAAATCTTTGGGGAGATTGTGAGGATACGGATTGAATTGTTGTCTGGTGGCAACATGGTGGAAAAGGGGAGATTTGATGTAGAGCTTACCAGAAGTAATTTCAATAACGGTTAATAAACACGGTGGTAGATTCGGGTTGACAAGGGATTGAATTCGGATAACCGAACCCATACCCACTCTTAAGTCGGTTGTCGTTGCATCACCGGAGGGGTAACAGTGTGGGATGAGAGGGGATAAGATATTTTCCGAGACTAGGGTATGAGAAACTGTTGTCCTCCATGTCTTACAAACTCGCCAGAGGTTGAAGATATCATATCGGAGATCAAGGCGTTCTATGACGGATATTAAGAGGTCCGGTGGTAATTCCGACCAAGATACTTTCCGGTGATCTTTAGGGTTTATGGATTCCATGATATATTTAGGGTTTATTAATAAATCTATGCTACTACCATGCATATATAGGTAGCGCATTGGAGTTAGCGCCTAAGGAAttgttaaaaccctaacttaattAACTTGGGTAATCGATCAACCTGGCCCATCTAGATATAAGTGTTAAACTTTAAACTTTGATTTTGGGCCTCTTTAAAACAAAACCAAATTAACAATTAGAACCTTTGGGGTCGTTCGGTTCAACAAACTTGAATGGATTAGTGTGGATATCCATTTCAAGTAGTTATGGATTCAAAATCACATACCAATATGAAATTGTTTGGTTCAATTTGGGATAGTTTCTACGTTTATTGTTGACGTTTGGTTTACTTTGGTGTGAATTATCATTTTCTTATACTCCTTATATTTCTTGAAATTACTACGTATTATACTATTTCTTTTTAACTTTATTAATCTAAATAAGCTTATATATTCCtatagattttttttataattattttcttttttctaaaacatcttaatcttaatttgttttttctttttaaaagacGGAGTAGTCAGTAGATGACTTTCAAAAGAAGAAGACGCGAAGAGAATCAAAAATTACTAATCAAATTACCAAATCCAATACCCaattatttttgcatttgaaACACCGTCAATTCAAATGAGAAGCCCGTCGTGAAGTAGTTGTCGGGATTTTCAGCAGGAATACCTACCTCAAAACTATAATTATAACTACCTCGCCGTGGAAGAAGGAAGGTATGATGACGATGGGTCGCTGGACGGATTCTGAGGCGGCAGTTGTCATCTACCTTATCAAATTCCATTTCCTCTCATGTGATAGAGTTAGAATCCCCCAAGAATGAGATTCCATAGTAAAAATGCTCAACCAAACATAAATTATTAAATATAATGGAATGAGTTCTAACTCCATTTCAACCCATACCAAGATGTCCAATTAGACAAGCACTTAATTGATTACAAATGAAAGAGGTGATATTTATAACCACTTGTAAGATATTACACACGACTACACATTTATACATGTTATTTAAAAAGTAAAACCATAAATTTGtacttttttttcaaattttcctTTCGTTGGTTATTATATGAATTATTTTACAACTTCATATCCTtcttattaaatattaattcactatataatttatatatttttttcaacacccctataaatcatatattctcaCTAAAATCACAAACTTTGAATAAAATGAGCACTTTAAAAAGACGGTTTAACAATCACTATATAATTGCTCGTTCATTGAACAGACTCAAAAGCGAGTTCTTTTAATTTTAACCATCAGTAAAACATCTGGAGCGAATATAAGTAATGCTCTGATAACAGGTGTTGGGCTTATCACTCAATCTATCTATataataatatactaaaagagaggaaatcaatgtggtgatgacaaatgtcaccctatgattcgcctctcttttaatataaaaaagtaattaaaatattagtcaaaatttgtttgttttattttaggaaaaatatgcacaaaaaaatattattgatttcCATTATAAATCTTTAGATTCTGGTTGATAATAAACATCCTTAAAATATAACGTAAAAATTGAACTTACTAAGATTttcatttttaaagattcttataattatgtataaataatttaATACACAATATGTTATTTTCCCCTCAAACTACAAATCTAATTACATGGTGTTGtacgttgttcttttatttGATTATCTTATACAGagtaatataaaaaattatataaaaaaatgaaaGTCAATGTGGTGATAAAAATGTCACTTTTTGATTCTCCTCTcctttaatataaataaatgaaattaTAAAAATGTACAACATCAAATATTTTACAACCTTATAAGCTCACGCAAATAGGATAAAATATAGAGCCGAGAATCGTCATGTCAAATGGTTCATTGCTTTTTATCAAATATAATAAGCATAACTAACACTTACTAAAAGTTCTACTACGTTGGTtatgaatataatttttttgacTAATAACTTGcttattataatgttttgtttagTTACTTAATTATTTTAATCAGACAAACGAATTGTCAAATACTCTAGAATacagttttaaaattcaaaattattttaccaaaaaaaaatgtagAGTCTAGGGGTGGGTTTGAGGCGAGTGCGGGAGAGGGTGATGAAGAGgggattcattttattttgtacctctcAAAACGGGGATTGGGAGGGATGAATATCATTTCTATCATTGATGGAGGGGATATAGATGAGAATTGTAGACGGGTATGGATATGCAGGCTAAAAGTGAattatttatcgaatatagGGATGGCAAATTGTTAGTGGGGCAAGTTTTGGGGATCCCCATGTGCATCCTCCCTAAGTGTGAGAGGATGGATAGATGTTGCAGGGTGACAGGGCTGTGAgggattttagattggacccGTCTCCGTCCCTAATTCTACATAAAATTGATTATGAACATATAGAAATAATAATACTATAAACTTAGTagtacatattataatgttttgtctATTTATTCTTTCATTCTAATCAGACAAACCATTTGTCAAATACTTTAGATTAAcgtttaaaattcaaaattatcttacaaaaaaaaaaaaaaaaaagagtctaGAGGTGAATTTGAGGCGGATGTGGATACACGGGggtgatgaattttattttgtatctCTCGAAACGAGGATTGGGAGGGGTGTGTATCACAGACCCACCCTGCCTTAAAGTCATCTCTAactgaataaagtaaatggtgtaCATAGGTGTTAAATGATCGGTTATTACTCAAATTCATATATTAAATTGTAATCTTCTAATTGTAATATCAAATAGTTAATGGCTTTTTACCAAAGTTACCGAAGTTATTACCTTAAATAATCCATTATATTAACAAATGAGCGTTCTTCTACGTGTCATCTTTACCTGTTGTACTGTTTTATAtattataaaccgtgcatcgcacaggTATTATACTAGTCATTTAACTAAATAAAGGGTAAACTTTAAACTTTGACTTTGGGCTTCTTTAAAACAAAATTTATTAGAGAAACTAATTCCCCAATACCTTTAATTGATTACAAATGAGTGCGGTGAGATACATAACTCGTGACATATCGACATATCTTATCTATGTCTTTAATTTTAGCCATTAGACCTAAACATCTGTCACAAATAAATATAATGTTTTAGTAACGAGTCGTAAAAAACATTTTATAGATTTTTATAGgtcgtaaaaaaaaaacaatttatcttTGTACTAAACCTTTTAATTTGTCTATTTCGGGTACTGCTAATACGGCCACGACCCCAGTAAATTCTTTTTATAAGAGAAGCTTGCGTGTTGTCCTAATAAAAGCGAACGGCGGCAACATTACACATTTACACAACTACACAATTACACAATTATACACTCCCACTTAAAATGGAAAAAGAGAGAGACCTGACGATGACGATGGAGGACCTCGCGGCTCTCGGCGCCGATATGTTATACGTGCCGGGGATGATAGTCGGAGGCGGAAACAGCGGAGGCGGCGGCAGCGGCAGCGGCGGCATCACAACTTTCAAGCAACTGAAAGAGAAAAGCACGTTTGTTCCCGACCTAACAAACTCCAGGTCGTACGACTGCTTGTTGAGGAACCAGATGAGACATTTCTACTGGAACCAAATCCAGAAGTTTGGGGGTTTGGAAGGTCTTCTTGGCAAGAATTTGGTCGTTTTTCAGGTATAATTTACatattttgatttgattgtgctGTGTATTTGTTGTCGAAATGTGTTTTGGTTTTGTAATTGGTTCGAATTCCGTGTTTTGTTTTGCATAATTTTtttatggaattgtgtttttcttGATGATTTATTGATTTATGGCTCATTTGGAATTGTGCTCGAGCtttttaatttgttgatttATTGTTGTTAGGTCAATATTAATATGATTTCTGTTTGGTATTCTAATCAAGTTTGAGTACAATATTTCGATGAACTTGTCTAGCGTCTTTGTTTTCTTGCGGATATGAAATTTATGCTTCAAATTGATAGCGACAAAGATCGATGATGATGTATTGGAGTGTGGATGAGAATATCTTACAGATCTAGTTACAGTAAATTCATGCTACCATTTTTGCTGTTTGGAAAGAAAAGTGATACGGAGTACTAGATAATTTGGACCGAAATAAAATCTTGAAGTACCGATTCTTTGATCAATAAATCAGTCTAGGATTATGTAGGAAATTTGTTGGATTCAGTTTTGATATGCTGCTAAAATCTTGAAGTACCTATACACTAACCAGTACACAAGGGAACATCTTACTTTCTGGTGACATGCTTCTTGTGACGCTGAAGGAATATATTTTAGAACGCTGCAAAATCAAGAGTCAGAGTGTCTGACGATTCTTTGATCCATTGAGGCATTAATCTATTCAATAAACCAGTCTAGGATTATGCTACTAACTGCTAAGTCTTGTATACCAATGATAGAGGCTCCAATGAAATTTGTTGGATTCAATTTTGATATGCTGCTAAGTCATATATACCAATGAGATAATATTTGATTTGAGGTAGGAACTCATGTCTGACTCTCCTAAATGTTATGTCCTCAATTTTTCTTCTCATTTCTTACTAATTCTCTTCTTTTTAGCTTGTCTTGGTTGATGAAGGTAGAGACCTGCAAATGAAGCTGTATCATGACGTTTCCAAACAGAATCCAGAGGATCCCAATGTTGCTGAATGTTCTAGAAACTTGTTTAAAGGTTTTATAATGAGAGTACTATTTTGTTTCAGCACTCATACTTATTGTCTAGTTTGAAATTAATCTTTCTTATGCACATTGCAGCTCATATTCCGCATTTGCTGCAATGCCTCCAAGATTCCAAACGCTGGGTGTACTCTCGCTCCTTGGTGAGTGATATTACATATTTGAGAATACTTTTACTTTCTCTAAATAATGCTTTTTTTATTGTTGGAAATTCCACCTCCATGAAAAGTAAAAAAACTAAATAGCCTGTTTTTTGTTATCTTAATCAACTTTAGTCTCTTATGATGAAGTTATAACTTCCTTTGAAGGTGATCAAAGAGTATAACAGGGCCTTGCTCGATGATACACTTCTGAAGCTCCTCTCCCATGACCCTGTTGGTGGCCTTAAAGACATAGCATTTGATGTCCCATTCGGTACTCCTGACTCTGAGGTACTGTTGAGTTTATTATGTCTGTTTGACATCCCATTTAACAAGCCAAGTCTTATTGTTACCTTTTTTCATAAGGCTAATATTTAAAAACGATGTTGTGGTTTCTTATGAAGGTTGATAAACAGTTGTATGACTTGATGAAAAATCCAGTGAAGGAGTACAAAGATACACCCATGCCACTTGGAATTCATTGTACTGAGGTACTATTAAGATTATGATGTTCCTATTGGTAGTTTAAACTCATTTGTTGTTGAAGGACTAATAAGATTAGTTCCTGCAGTCAATTGGATTAATAAGTTAATAGTTTCTTTGACTGCAGTTGTTATGCATTGTTCTAGAAAAGGGTTGTGCTCTGTTGAGTGTTGTCCATTAATATATTTGTTGTTCTCGGGGAAATTAAGCTACATGTCCTACTGAAAATGCTTTGTTTCCTGAAATGCAAAACTACAAGCCACAAACTTGTCCACCCTATTGAGTATTGGTTGATGTTTTGGGGGTTGTCTACACTTTTTCTTGATGCATTTTTGGAGGAAAAATAAATATCACGGTATTCTTACAGGATGTACGTGTTGTATCATCAGTGACTTGACTTTTAGAGCATTGCTCTGTTGCTTAAATATTTCTCTTTCAAATTGTCACTGGTTCCTCTTTCAACTTGGCGCGGTTAAATATTTATTGTCATGTTTGTTGTTTATGCCCTGTTGTAGGATTACCTTAATTGTATACTTTATTTAAGTGCTTGTTGTTTTTGGGGTGCATCATTTTTTCGTAGGACCTAGTATTATATATCACACCCCGTAGTCCAGTAGGTTATCAAATAGCTGTAAAACTTATGGAAAGGATGTTGTCAATTTGGAGTTTCAATTTTAATTGCTTGGATACAAAGAGGGTACTTCTGGTCATCTTGAAGTTAGACTCTTCATCAACTAATAACCATGGGAATACAGGAGTAATATTTTCCAGACTATGATTCAATATAGCTGTAATATAATGACATGGATTTTTattatgggggggggggggggggtataaATACAGCTGTAAAACTTGACAGATCAACTTGGTACAAACATAACAATAGTAGATTAGTATTTTAACACTATGAATCtatgatttaatatttttagaTGATCGATTGGAAAAACTTGGCCCTGTTTGAAGGTTATAGTGACATGTATTTGATTCAATTCAGGTCTTGATGTTTCTTGCTGGAGATTTTGCTCTCGATGATGCTGGAGGCTTGAACAGTCGTAATGCAGTTCTGAAACTCTTGCGTTATCTGAATACTGAGGATGGAATGCAGAAAATATATGTAAATCGCTTAGCCCCTATAGTGAAGTCCTATATATTCTTGTTCGTAATGAGTCCAAATATTGTTTATGATTACATTCATAATCTTGTTTATTTAATTGCAGGGGTTTGATGAGATGGTTGCTGGTTGCCCCAAAGTGAGCCCTGAGAAGATAAAGTCGCTGAAAGACGTGCATTTGACTACTTGATCATAAGCTGTACTCGCGTGTTGGTTTCAGAAATTATGTTCCACTTATCGGATTTGTTTTGGCTATGCTGTAGAGAACTTTGTGAATAATGTCGCTGAAAGACGTGCATTTGACTAGTTGATCATAAGCTGCACTCGCGTGTTGGTTTCAGAAATTCTGTTCCACTTATCGGATTTGTTTTGGCTATGCTGTGAGTTTGTAATAATTGTAGAAAACTTTGTGAATAACGAGACTCTAAACCCGTCAAGTAACCTTAGGGAATAGGGATGCAAGTAAACTTCGTACTGGTCTTTGT contains:
- the LOC130460817 gene encoding F-box protein SKIP23-like is translated as MESINPKDHRKVSWSELPPDLLISVIERLDLRYDIFNLWRVCKTWRTTVSHTLVSENILSPLIPHCYPSGDATTTDLRVGMGSVIRIQSLVNPNLPPCLLTVIEITSGKLYIKSPLFHHVATRQQFNPYPHNLPKDFPHVLDLSRFHVSELSRFHILIYKIKSMLTIKYKVVLIKDPNCESRATINNYTLVEIVEMSQGQSLSATRFVANNVVEKHDVIFETKERIKMRDLVEFKGKIYAVDNVGILYSMDYHTLKMSKITKVDTFKSKKYLVVSSSSELYLVCRKRTRKVKSDNFSVFKLNEELKKWDKITSIGDDKILFVTFNGCYFVSTNDFPGWKGNCIVFHYDKYIRTLNKYVVGVFHLDSGDYGTLDSFPGYSNVLWPPPSWMWTDTCSSTGGD
- the LOC110805059 gene encoding uncharacterized protein, translating into MEKERDLTMTMEDLAALGADMLYVPGMIVGGGNSGGGGSGSGGITTFKQLKEKSTFVPDLTNSRSYDCLLRNQMRHFYWNQIQKFGGLEGLLGKNLVVFQLVLVDEGRDLQMKLYHDVSKQNPEDPNVAECSRNLFKAHIPHLLQCLQDSKRWVYSRSLVIKEYNRALLDDTLLKLLSHDPVGGLKDIAFDVPFGTPDSEVDKQLYDLMKNPVKEYKDTPMPLGIHCTEVLMFLAGDFALDDAGGLNSRNAVLKLLRYLNTEDGMQKIYGFDEMVAGCPKVSPEKIKSLKDVHLTT